From one Enterobacter kobei genomic stretch:
- a CDS encoding phage N-6-adenine-methyltransferase, translating to MQNQYCQTLKELSSKPAHELKEVGDQWCTPDNIFWGINAMFGPLVLDLFSDGENSKCPDFYTAEDNALAQDWSARLEELHGAAYGNPPYSRASQHEGEYITGMRYIMQHASAMRDKGGRYVFLIKAATSEVWWPEDADHISFIRGRIGFDLPKWFIPKDEKQVPSGAFFAGAIAVFDKNWRGAAISYIDRKDLEARGNAFIAQIRLEALRLLPQIQQQNIPEVIPGPGDEAVESAAAPELADEVVLPALATNSEDILPLSQADILAQSGIKAWACVRAVFGDKEEYTFKESKFAHVWASDNVSQPTVVTVSAGDIAVAEVLIAEKSVQLAVSEWLDLNYAENDPAKADMQERLYIAGMEAMNEYGMAIPAFLGVINEMDPAARCNIRTIRVTLKNFSSKTSQKEDAA from the coding sequence ATGCAAAATCAGTATTGCCAGACCCTCAAGGAGTTAAGCAGTAAACCAGCTCACGAGCTGAAAGAAGTCGGCGATCAGTGGTGCACACCAGACAACATCTTCTGGGGTATCAACGCCATGTTCGGCCCGCTGGTGCTGGATCTGTTTTCGGACGGTGAAAACTCAAAGTGCCCTGATTTTTATACTGCAGAAGACAATGCTCTGGCGCAGGACTGGTCCGCCCGCCTTGAAGAACTCCATGGCGCGGCCTATGGCAACCCGCCTTACAGCCGTGCATCTCAGCATGAAGGCGAATACATCACCGGGATGCGGTACATCATGCAGCACGCCAGTGCGATGCGCGATAAAGGCGGGCGGTATGTTTTTCTCATTAAGGCAGCGACCAGCGAAGTGTGGTGGCCGGAGGATGCCGATCACATATCGTTTATCCGCGGGCGAATCGGTTTTGATCTACCGAAGTGGTTCATACCGAAAGATGAAAAACAGGTTCCGTCAGGAGCGTTCTTCGCAGGGGCGATTGCTGTATTCGACAAAAACTGGCGGGGCGCGGCGATCAGCTACATCGACCGTAAGGATCTGGAAGCGCGCGGTAATGCATTTATCGCGCAGATCCGCCTCGAAGCGCTGCGCCTGTTACCCCAGATACAACAACAAAATATTCCGGAAGTTATTCCTGGCCCAGGCGATGAGGCTGTCGAAAGCGCAGCAGCGCCGGAACTGGCCGATGAAGTTGTGCTGCCAGCACTGGCAACAAATTCTGAAGACATCCTGCCGCTGAGCCAGGCAGATATTCTTGCGCAGAGCGGTATCAAGGCATGGGCCTGTGTCCGGGCGGTGTTCGGCGACAAGGAAGAATACACCTTCAAAGAGTCAAAGTTTGCTCATGTATGGGCTTCCGACAATGTTTCCCAGCCGACTGTTGTCACGGTAAGCGCAGGTGACATTGCTGTGGCGGAAGTTCTGATCGCTGAGAAAAGTGTGCAGCTGGCGGTCAGCGAATGGCTGGATCTGAATTACGCGGAGAATGACCCGGCAAAAGCCGATATGCAGGAACGGCTGTATATCGCAGGCATGGAAGCGATGAACGAATATGGCATGGCGATCCCGGCATTTCTGGGTGTCATCAATGAAATGGATCCCGCGGCGCGCTGCAACATTCGCACTATTCGGGTCACGCTTAAGAATTTCAGCAGCAAAACCTCGCAGAAGGAGGATGCAGCGTGA
- a CDS encoding RusA family crossover junction endodeoxyribonuclease: MKLTLPFPPSVNTYWRAPNKGPLAGRHLISAAGRKYQSDACAAIIEQLRRLPKPSAEAAAVEIILYPPDARRRDIDNYNKALFDALTHAGVWEDDSQVKRMLVEWGPVIKKGRVEITISLFRPVVDIHTGEVESYANQK, from the coding sequence ATGAAACTGACGCTGCCTTTTCCTCCAAGCGTAAACACCTACTGGCGCGCCCCGAATAAGGGGCCGCTGGCCGGGCGCCATCTCATCAGCGCCGCCGGGCGCAAATATCAGAGCGATGCCTGTGCGGCGATCATTGAGCAGTTGCGCCGCTTACCTAAGCCGTCCGCGGAAGCCGCTGCGGTTGAAATCATTCTGTACCCGCCGGACGCCCGCCGCCGCGACATCGACAACTACAACAAAGCGCTGTTCGACGCCCTGACGCACGCTGGTGTCTGGGAGGATGACAGCCAGGTAAAACGTATGCTGGTGGAGTGGGGGCCGGTGATAAAGAAGGGAAGGGTAGAAATCACGATCAGCCTTTTCAGACCGGTAGTGGATATACATACAGGTGAGGTTGAAAGTTATGCAAATCAGAAGTAA
- a CDS encoding conserved phage C-terminal domain-containing protein yields the protein MSTKLTGYVWDACAASGMKLSSVAIMARLADFSNDEGISWPSIGTIARQIGAGESTVRTAIAQLEKDNWLSRKQRRQGNRNASNVYQLNVAKLQAAAFSHLSESDPSNSDASKSDASKSDPSKFEASKNSAGGSFDPSESGGDPSVKSTTDPQVKPKPSCQVAGQPDREVLITDQAKQVLTHLNQKTGSRYQVCKSSLENIRARLGEGFTREELVLVVDYSTAKWGEDLKMAEYLRPSTLFQPSKFPAYLQSATKWESAGRPVRENGQWVSTMVARSSYDNVDYSQIPEGFRG from the coding sequence ATGAGCACTAAATTAACCGGCTACGTCTGGGACGCATGCGCCGCTTCAGGCATGAAGCTCTCCAGCGTGGCTATCATGGCGCGGCTGGCAGACTTCAGCAATGACGAGGGCATTAGCTGGCCTTCTATCGGCACCATTGCCCGTCAGATTGGCGCGGGCGAAAGCACCGTACGTACAGCGATCGCGCAGCTGGAAAAAGACAACTGGCTTTCGCGTAAACAGCGCCGCCAGGGAAACCGTAACGCGTCTAACGTCTATCAGCTGAACGTGGCAAAGCTTCAGGCTGCTGCATTTTCTCACCTGTCAGAATCTGACCCGTCAAATTCTGACGCATCAAAATCTGATGCATCAAAATCTGACCCATCAAAATTTGAGGCATCAAAAAACAGCGCTGGCGGCAGTTTTGACCCGTCAGAATCTGGCGGGGATCCGTCAGTAAAATCAACTACAGATCCACAAGTAAAACCAAAACCCTCTTGTCAGGTTGCAGGGCAACCCGACCGTGAAGTTTTAATCACTGATCAGGCCAAACAGGTTTTAACACACCTGAACCAGAAAACCGGATCCCGGTACCAGGTCTGCAAATCCTCACTGGAGAACATCCGTGCCCGGCTTGGTGAGGGCTTTACCCGTGAAGAACTGGTTCTGGTTGTTGACTACAGCACAGCGAAGTGGGGCGAGGATCTGAAAATGGCGGAATACCTCCGCCCGTCAACCCTGTTCCAGCCATCGAAATTCCCTGCTTACCTCCAGTCGGCCACGAAGTGGGAAAGCGCCGGGCGCCCGGTTCGTGAAAACGGGCAATGGGTCAGCACAATGGTTGCCCGGTCCAGCTATGACAATGTCGATTACTCGCAGATTCCTGAGGGGTTCCGGGGATGA
- a CDS encoding KilA-N domain-containing protein, with protein MSQLLVIDGVSVRRDIFGRYCLNDLHRAAGAQDKHKPAFWLRNEQTEQLISELQISNSDTPYPVSVIRGGKEQGSYVCKELVYSYAMWISPQFSLRVIRTFDAAVNQPVTTQSLAADKMQAGVILLDFMQRSLNLSNSSVLGACQKLQESVGLPNLAPQYAIDAPAGAPDGSSRPTQSLSALLKASGIRMTATLAYQQLAKLGIVEQKERRSRSGANGVKRFWSMTAKGCMYGKNITSPANPRETQPHFFESKFPELLRLLETVH; from the coding sequence ATGAGTCAATTACTCGTGATTGACGGCGTTTCCGTACGCCGTGATATTTTTGGCCGTTACTGTCTGAACGATCTTCATCGCGCTGCTGGTGCTCAGGATAAGCACAAGCCAGCGTTCTGGCTCCGCAACGAACAAACCGAACAATTAATAAGCGAGTTGCAAATTAGCAACTCGGACACGCCTTATCCTGTCAGCGTCATCCGTGGCGGCAAAGAGCAGGGCAGTTACGTCTGTAAAGAGCTGGTTTATTCCTACGCTATGTGGATCAGCCCCCAGTTCAGCCTGAGGGTGATTCGGACGTTTGATGCAGCAGTAAACCAGCCAGTAACCACGCAGAGCCTGGCAGCCGACAAAATGCAGGCGGGCGTTATTCTGCTCGACTTTATGCAGCGATCCCTGAACCTCTCCAACTCTTCCGTGCTCGGCGCCTGTCAGAAATTACAGGAGTCCGTTGGTCTTCCGAACCTCGCCCCACAATATGCTATCGACGCGCCGGCTGGTGCTCCCGATGGCTCAAGCCGCCCCACGCAATCCCTGAGCGCCCTGCTTAAAGCCAGCGGTATCCGTATGACGGCTACGCTGGCATACCAGCAGCTGGCTAAGCTGGGGATCGTCGAGCAAAAAGAACGCCGTAGCCGGTCAGGTGCCAACGGCGTGAAGCGCTTCTGGTCGATGACCGCCAAAGGCTGCATGTACGGAAAGAACATCACCAGTCCGGCGAACCCGCGCGAGACGCAGCCGCATTTCTTCGAATCGAAATTTCCTGAGCTGCTGCGTCTGCTCGAAACCGTCCACTGA
- a CDS encoding YmfL family putative regulatory protein, whose amino-acid sequence MDKQHWQVEKQPAWLVTAIKKTISSLPGGYAEAAEWLGVTEDALFNRLRTGGDQIFPMGWAMVLQQASGTKHIADAVSRQSNSVNVPLVDIEDVDNADINQRLMETFEWISEHSRFVRQATADGVIDQAERAQIEENSYQVMAKWQEHLTLLYRVFCAPEKSDASECAAPGVVACRNVEKLTHEQFNGK is encoded by the coding sequence GTGGATAAACAACACTGGCAAGTCGAAAAGCAGCCCGCGTGGCTGGTGACCGCAATTAAAAAGACCATTTCTAGTTTACCGGGTGGTTACGCCGAAGCGGCTGAATGGCTTGGCGTTACCGAAGATGCGCTGTTTAACCGCCTGCGCACCGGGGGCGATCAGATCTTTCCAATGGGCTGGGCGATGGTACTGCAGCAGGCCAGCGGCACCAAGCACATTGCCGATGCGGTATCACGCCAGTCCAACAGCGTTAATGTTCCGCTGGTGGACATCGAAGACGTGGATAACGCCGACATCAATCAGCGTCTCATGGAAACCTTTGAATGGATCAGTGAGCACTCGCGCTTCGTTCGACAGGCTACAGCCGACGGAGTTATTGACCAGGCAGAACGCGCTCAAATCGAAGAGAACAGCTATCAGGTAATGGCTAAGTGGCAGGAGCATTTAACGCTGCTTTATCGCGTTTTTTGTGCGCCAGAAAAGAGTGACGCCAGCGAGTGTGCAGCTCCTGGCGTCGTGGCGTGTCGTAACGTGGAGAAACTAACGCATGAACAGTTTAACGGTAAATAA
- a CDS encoding DUF4222 domain-containing protein, with protein sequence MRELNRWFKDHHGIPVKVIRWEPETRRVIYLRKGYEHGECFSPLEQFQRKFREIEGDHEH encoded by the coding sequence ATGCGTGAACTCAACCGATGGTTCAAAGACCACCACGGCATTCCTGTCAAGGTCATCAGATGGGAGCCAGAAACCCGGCGCGTTATCTATCTGCGAAAAGGTTATGAGCACGGTGAATGTTTCAGCCCGCTCGAACAGTTCCAGCGAAAGTTCAGGGAGATAGAGGGCGATCATGAGCACTAA
- a CDS encoding DUF968 domain-containing protein, which yields MRALLKPVVVRELGVVMFRPGSDLLAHFSRGRMLLENEPERLAGLPSGQIPPAAQPLAEDPMLVPVFENEKVIARAGGMSGLENWLMRGGECQYPHGTYHMENVTAFHHAPGVIRVCWHCDNTLRGQSTERLAGIARANLTQWVIEFVRMALGFDDTHQLTIPELCWWLVRNDLADVIPEELARHALRLPVASIPSVYRESELIPEPAATSIIEEKAKQVLALRIDPESPESFMRRPKRRRWENEKYTRWAKQQPCACCGNQADDPHHIIGYGQGGMGTKAHDLFVIPLCRAHHDELHADMKSFEEKYGTQPELLLKTLDRALAIGVLA from the coding sequence GTGAGAGCACTTCTGAAACCTGTAGTGGTCCGGGAGCTGGGTGTGGTGATGTTCCGACCCGGATCTGATCTGCTGGCGCACTTCAGCCGCGGGCGCATGCTGCTGGAGAACGAACCGGAACGTCTTGCCGGGCTACCGTCCGGGCAAATCCCGCCCGCCGCGCAGCCACTGGCAGAAGATCCGATGCTGGTACCGGTCTTTGAAAACGAGAAAGTGATCGCGCGCGCCGGCGGCATGTCCGGTCTGGAAAACTGGCTGATGCGCGGCGGCGAATGCCAGTATCCGCACGGCACCTACCATATGGAAAACGTGACGGCGTTTCATCATGCGCCCGGCGTGATCCGCGTCTGCTGGCACTGCGATAACACATTGCGCGGCCAGTCCACCGAGCGCCTGGCGGGCATCGCCCGGGCGAATCTGACGCAGTGGGTCATTGAGTTCGTGCGAATGGCGCTGGGCTTTGATGATACCCACCAGCTGACGATCCCGGAGTTGTGCTGGTGGCTGGTGCGTAACGATCTGGCTGACGTTATTCCCGAAGAGCTGGCGCGTCATGCATTGCGTCTGCCGGTAGCGTCCATTCCGTCGGTGTATCGCGAAAGCGAGCTGATACCGGAACCGGCGGCCACCAGCATCATTGAGGAAAAAGCAAAGCAGGTACTGGCGCTGCGCATCGATCCAGAGTCGCCGGAATCCTTTATGCGCCGCCCGAAACGCCGGCGCTGGGAAAACGAGAAATACACCCGCTGGGCGAAGCAGCAGCCCTGTGCGTGCTGCGGTAATCAGGCAGATGATCCGCATCACATCATTGGCTACGGCCAGGGCGGAATGGGCACCAAAGCGCATGACCTGTTCGTGATACCGCTGTGCAGAGCACATCACGACGAGTTGCACGCTGACATGAAGTCGTTTGAAGAAAAATATGGCACGCAGCCCGAACTGCTGCTGAAGACATTAGACCGCGCGCTGGCGATCGGCGTACTGGCGTAA
- a CDS encoding LexA family protein: MKNLTARQQEVLSLIVAFQKEHGIPPSQKEVADLMGASSPNAATDMLRALQRKGVITLVPGVSRGISINSQGAEDEAISLLRSLVAGDQHAREEAITFLEMRGMSV; the protein is encoded by the coding sequence GTGAAAAACCTGACCGCCCGCCAGCAGGAAGTTTTATCCCTGATCGTGGCTTTCCAGAAAGAGCACGGTATCCCACCATCGCAAAAAGAAGTTGCCGACCTGATGGGGGCATCGTCTCCGAACGCGGCCACTGACATGTTGCGCGCACTCCAACGTAAAGGCGTGATCACCCTGGTGCCGGGTGTGAGCAGGGGCATCTCGATTAACAGCCAGGGCGCAGAGGATGAGGCTATATCACTGCTGCGCTCGCTGGTGGCTGGCGATCAGCATGCACGGGAAGAAGCGATTACCTTTCTCGAAATGCGCGGGATGTCCGTATGA